The genome window ATTATTTCTATCCATATGCATCGTATAATGGTGGTGCAGACTTTCCAGATAATTCAACTTGGAATGTTTACAAGAATAATGGAGGAATGTTGTCGAGAGCAGATTGGCGTCGTCAAAATGTGAATACAATTATTGAGCGTATTTATAAAGAAATCAAAGCAGAAAAACCTTTTGTAAAATTTGGTATTAGTCCTTTTGGAATTTGGAAACCAGGATATCCTGCTGGAATTACAGGTTCTTCGCAATATGATGAATTGTATGCAGATGCAAAATTATGGTTGAACAAAGGTTGGGTTGATTATTTTTCGCCACAATTGTATTGGCCAATTAATTCGACAGGACAAAGTTTTCCGAAATTATTAGAATGGTGGAAATCAGAAAACACACATAATCGTCATCTTTGGCCAGGTTTGAATACTGTAGAAGTGAAAGTTTCGGATAGAACAACTGAGATTACAAATCAGGTAAAAATGGCTGGAGAAATTTTACAAAACAATGTGGGTGTTATTCACTGGAGTATTGCTGGATTAACGAAAAATCCTTCGATGTTGAGTTATCTGAAAGAAGGTCCATACAAAGCTAAAGCTTTGGTGCCAACTATGAATTGGATAAAAGCAGATCGTTTGGTAAAACCAAGTTTGACTGTAAATATGAAAGCGTCAGAAGTTGTGATGAATTGGAATGATTATAAAATGAATTCAAATGTTTCGAAATGGATTTTATACACACGTTACAACAACGATTGGGAAACGTCTATTTTGGATAAAACCAAAACAAACCAAACAATTTTGAAACACAAAGATGGTAAAAGTTTAACAGCAGTTGCACTAAAAGCTGTCGATCGTTTAGGAAACGAAAGTGATTACGTTGCTCAAAAAATTAATTAAGAATTGAATTTCTCTCAATATAAATCCTCAACATAAGTTGAGGATTTTTTTATTTTTTTCTCTTTAAAATATAATAAAGCGCATCGTTATCATTTTCTTTTGATGTGTAGGCAAACTGAAATTCATATCCGTTTTCAGACATAAAATTCAACGCATCAATCATCGAATTGAATTTCACTGAAATTCCGCGTTCATCTTTTATTTTCAAACCATTTTTCAGTGAAAAAGATTTGGTTTCTTGTCCAAAATCCAATCGAATATTCATTTTTGTACTCAAACCTCGCCCAGTTCCAATAATCTGTACATAATCAACATTGATATCTTTAATCGGAACATCATTTACAGTTTGCGCAACCGAAAAATTACCGATGAATAATCCCAAAATAAGTGCTAATTTTTTCATAAGTTTTAAATTTTGATAAAGATATTTATTTTCGAATGAAAGAAAAAAGCTGTTTCAAAAGACTAAAATTAGTCATGTCATTTCGACGCATGGAGAAATCTGTAATTTAGATTTCTCATTTCACTACGTTTCATTCGAAATGACATTTTTGAAACAACTTTCTTAATTATATTATTTCAATCCCCAATCAACAGCAAAAACAGCTTGTAAAGCTGCAGTTTCAGTACGGAAACGTTGATGTCCAAGACTAATTCCTGTAAAATTATGATCTTCTGCAGCGAAAATTTCATCTCTCGAAAAATCACCTTCAGGACCAATCATAATCAAAATTTTCTGCGGATTATTTTCCAAAACTGTTCGTAAAGGCGTACGTTCAATATCCGCTTCGCAATGCGCAATACATTTCGTGAAACCTTCAAAATCCTGTTTGATAAATTCATTGAATTTTGTCAAATCATTTACTTTTGGCAAATACGCTTTCAACGATTGTTTGGTTGCAGATTGTACAATTTTTTCAATTCGCTCGATTTTAATATTTTTTCGTTCCGAATGAAAAGTCTGTAAAAAAGTAATTTCGTCAATACCAATTTCGGTTGCTTTTTCCAAGAAAAATTCCAAACGTTCCATTGTTTTTGTTGGCGCAATTGCAACATGTAAATAGTAATTTTTCTGTTCGAAATTTACTTTTAAATCAACAATTTTTCCTTCAACTGCTTTTTTAGAAATCGACGTAATTTCAACTTGAGCCAAATTTCCTTTTCCATCCGTCACATGAACCAAATCGCCTTCATTTCCGCGCAAAACTTTCGCAAAATGATGACTTTCTTCTTCGTTCAGGATAGCTGTTTCGTGATGAATTTCTCCAAAAAATAATTTCATTAAATATGGTATTTAGCCACAGATTTCGCTGTGTTTTTTGTAAATAACTCTTGATCAAATTTTAAACTTCCAACCATTGCAATCATCGCTGCATTATCTGTTGTATAAGCAAATTTTGGAATAAAAGTTTTCCAACCAAATTCTGTTTCTCCATCTTTTAATCGTTGACGAATTTCAGAATTAGCCGAAACTCCACCTGCAATCGCAATTTGTTTAATTCCAGTTTCGTCCGATGCTTTTTTTACTTTTTCCATCAAAATATTAACGATAGAATGTTGAATAGAAGCGCACAAATCGTCAATATTTTCTTCAATAAAATTTGGATTCGTTTTGACTTCTTTCTGAATAAAATATAAAATTGACGTTTTGAAACCGCTAAAACTAAAGTTTAAACCATCAATTTTTGGTTTTGCAAATTTGAATTTTGTAGGATCTCCAATCTTAGATTTTTTGTCAATAATTGGACCTGCAGGATAAGGTAAATTTAAAATTTTACCTGCTTTATCAAAAGCTTCACCAGCTGCATCATCAATTGTTTCACCTAAAATTTCCATCTCAAAATAACTGTTGATTTTCACGATTTGTGTATGTCCACCAGAAACAGTCAAACATAAAAATGGAAAAGTTGGTTTTTCGTCGTTGGCATCTTCAATAAAATTTGCCAAAATATGTGCTTGCATGTGATTAACCTCAATCAACGGAATATCCAATGATTGACTGAAAGATTTCGCAAAACTTCCGCCAACCAAAAGCGAACCCATCAATCCTGGACCACGTGTATACGCGATTGCTTTAAGTTCTTCTTTATTAATATTTGCCTGTTTTAGGGCTTGATCTACGACGGGAACAATATTTTGTTGATGTGCTCTCGAAGCTAATTCTGGTACTACGCCACCATATATTTCGTGAATTTTTTGGCTTGCTACAACATTAGAAATAATTTTATTTCTGTCAATAATTGCTGCGCCTGTATCATCACAAGAAGATTCTATGGCTAAAATGTAGTTTTTATCGCTCATAATTCCTTGTAGAATAAAATTTATAACTTATTTTTACCCTGCAAATATCGTAAATTTAAACCATTGAAAATAGTCAGACGAATAGGAAGATTTTTATTGTCGTTGATTATACTCGTTTTAACCCTTGTTTTAACAGTAGCAATCGCAATACAAATCCCTGCGGTACAGACAAAAATAGCTCACTTTGCCTTAGAAAAATTAAATAAATCGTTGAACACGCAAATGTATGTGGATTCGGTGGATATTGATTTTTTTGGAACAATATATTTCCATGGCGTTAAGATAAAAGATGATCATAAATATGATTTTATTAAATCGAAAACTTTAGAAACAACGATAAATGTCTGGTCACTTATACCAGGAATCAAAAAAGATCACATTGATTTGAGTGAAGTGAAATTGATTCAGCCCGAAATTCGTGTGATTACGTACAAAGGCGATTCGATTTCCAATTTTATCAAATTTGTGAACGGTTTTAGTTCTGATAAACCAAAAGATCCGAAAAAGATTTTCAAATTGGATGGAGATTTTATTTTGGAAGACGGTAAAGTTTCAATTGTTAATCAAAATTCTGGGAATATCTGGTTGGATTCAAAACAGTTGAACATGACTGTAAAAAAGTTTCGATTAGTTGATTCTGATATTACGGCTGATTTAGAAAACTTCTGCTTTGTTGCGACAAAAAATAAAGAAACGTATAACGTACAAAACTTTACAGGAAAAGTTCATTATTCGAAAAAAGAAATTCGAGTTGGGAATTTGAATTTGAGAACGGATACGTCTGTTTTGAATGGAAATTTATTGTTGAGTTACGATGAACCCTCGGATATGAGTGACTTTGAAAATAAAGTTCGTTGGGATGTTTTTTTTGATCGAGGTTCTAAGATTAACTTTAAAGAAATTCGTTATTTCACACCTTTATTTGATAAAAATTCGTCAGTAGATTTATATGGAAAGGTAAATGGAACGCTGAATAATTTGACTTTTTCTGATTTCGAATTAAAAGGTGAAGATAATTATGTTGGAGCTTCTCGCTTACAATTGCAAGATGTTTTGCATGGTTCTTTGTTAAATTTTTCGACAAGAAATGTAAAAATTAATACATCATATCAAAAAATAACAAAATTACTTCCAACCTTTGTTTCGAAGAAAATTCCAAATATGTTGACACGTTTTGGAAACCTAAATTATCGTGGAGATATTTTGTTAAATCCAAATGAAATTCATGCGAATGGTTACGCCATTTCTGGACTTGGAGATGCTGATATTAAAGCGCAAATCAAGAATTATAAAAATGTAAAAGCCTTAATTTATAAAGGTACTTTAGATGCGAAAAACTTAAATCTTCGTCAATTAACTAATGCAAAAGATTTGGGTTATGTAAGCGGGAAGTTTAGATTTGATGGAAGAGGAACAGATTTGAAAAATATCAATTTAAATCTGGATGGAACACTTCGTTATATGGATTTGATGGGCAAACGTTATCAAAATATTACGGTTGACGGTTTGGTTAAAAATTATCAATTCAATGGCTTGTTCGATATCAAAGATCCAAATCTAAATGCGCAATTGAAAGGTAAAATTAACTTTAGTGGAAAACCTTATGATTTTGATTTTACTTCGAATATTCGTCAAATTAATTTAGATTTTCTTGGAGTTACAAAAAATCTAAATGCAATTGTACGTGGCGATGTTGAAGGGAATTTTAAGTTGACAAATATTAATGATTTCAGAGGAAATATTGATGTCAAAAATCTTTACTTCCGTTCGAAAAAAGATACGTTAGAATTGTCACATGTCATGTTGAATTCTCAAATAAATGGTTCGCATAAAATCATGACTTTGGATGTTCCTAATTATATGCGCGCTACAGTAGATGGTCGCTATAATATTACGGAAGTTGCCAATGTTATCAATAATTCGCTTGTAGATTTAGTTCCATCTTTCCGTCATAAAAAAGTTTCACCAAATCAGGCTTTTTCGTTTGATGTTTATGTGCAAGAAAATTTATTACAATATATCGATTCATCGATTTCGATTGAGCCTGATACGCATGTAAAAGGTTATATTGATGGTACGAAAAATCAGTTGGAAGCGACTTTGGATACGCCTGGAATTAAATATGCAGGAATTCAATTGTTCCAATCTAATGTTAATCTAAATACTATTGCGGAGTTGCCAACGTTGAATGCGAAGATTGATAGTTTGAAAGTAAGTGGTGTAACGATTAATGCAATTAACGTAAATTCGATTCCGAAGAATGATACAATGATTGTCAAAACAGATTTTAATATTGGTCGAAAAAATCCAATTTTATTTAATCTGAATCTTTTTCATACAGTTCAGAATAATAATGATTTGATTTTTGGATTTTCACCTTCAACAATTCAAATTGATTCGACACAATGGACAATTAATCATTTGAATGATGCAAATTCGAATCGTGTAATTTTTAATCGAATCAATAAATCATTAAAAGTTGAAGATTTATCATTAGAATCAGAAGAACAATATTTAAAAGTAAGTGGTTTATTTAATAACAATGTAGATTACAATTTCAATGCTGATTTTAAAGATTTGCATTTAGAAAAAATCATTCCTAAAACATTATTGAATAACCTAAAAATTGTCGGTATAGCAAACGGTAAAGTAGATATTATTCGTACAAAAGAAAAACTTGAACCAACGCTTGAAGCTAAAATTGATAAGTTAGGTTTAAATGATTTCGAGCTTGGTAATTTGACTTTACAAGGAGGTTATAATGTAGCGGATAAACAATTTAATTTTGAAACAAGTTTACAGAAAGAACAAATTCAATCGTTGGTTGCTTATGGTAATATTATCAATAAACCAACAGGTCCTGAGGTTGATGTAGATGCCAATTTTGATGAGTTTCACATCGATTTCTTAGAAGGATTCTTAAAATCTGTTTTCTCTAATATGCGTGGAACGTTATCTGGTGATTTAAAAATTACTGGACCAATTGATTTGCCAAATCTTAGCGGAAATATGATAGCAAAAGATCTTGGTTTGAAAGTGAATTTCTTAGGAACTGATTATTTATTTGAAGGAGAAAATGAATTGCTTGTTTCGAAACAAGGAAAAGGACAAGGGATTATTATGTTGAATGATATTGCGTTCAAAGACACAACATTCAATACAAAAGGAAAAGTTGATGGAGCAATTCTTTTCCGCAACTTATCTAAATGGGGTCTCAACTTAGATTTCGATACGCAAAATTTATTGGTGATGAATACATCTATAAAAGACAATGAACTGTTTTATGGAAAAGTATTTGCCAAAGGAAATGTCTCTATGTTTGGTGCGGTAGAGGAGTTGGAAATTGCTGGTGATGCGACTGTTGTAGGGAATTCTGAATTGACAATTAATACAGGAAGTACAACAATTGAGTCAGAAAATAACTTGGTACGTTTTGTTCCTAACCAACATTTAGACGAAAAATCTAAAAATAATGAACCGCATGCGCCAAAAGGAATGTCGATAGATGTCAACATTAATGCGTATCCAAATGCAATGGTGAATTTGATTTTTGATGCAGCTACAAACGATAAAGCGACAGCGCGTGGTACAGCAGAAAATCTTAGATTCTTAATGAATAAAGCAGGATTGAGTATTACAGGTGTATATAATATAGAAAGTGGAACATATGAGTTTAGACAATTTCCGCTGATTCCGAAAGATTTTAAAATCAAAAAAGGATCTTCTGTGCAATTTGCAGGAAATCCGCTCGATGCAACGCTTAATATTACAGCTGAATATCAACGTTCGGTATCAAATGTTGGAGATTATTTAGGTGTAGGATATTCGCAAATTTATGATGCTCTCTTATCAATTAATATTTCCGAAACGTTGAAGAAACCTATTATCGATTTTGGATTAACAATTCCTAATGCAGGTTCGGATATCAATTCGCAGTTACAATCAAAATTCCGTTCAAATACAGAAGAACAGATGCTTCAGTTTAGTTATATCTTATTGACAGGTAAATTTGGTGACGCATCGGCTGTTCAGTCTGGTGTAACGAGTACAGCTGCTGATATTGGTTTATCGACAATTGCGGGCATGTTATCATCTATTGCGAATAATGTAGATATACAAATGGAGTACGTTGGTGGTAGTGCACAATCGGAGACAAATGATAAAATTAGAACTTCGGTTTCATATCGCGTTAATAATCGTTTAAGTTTGCGTGGTTCGTATGGAATTGCGGTTACAAATAATAGAAATGTACAAGAGAATTTCGATGGTAATTTTGATATTTCCTACGATATTTCAAAATTAAATAATGGATCTTTGGTCCTAAAAGCATTTACAAAACCTACAACTTTCGGTTTGTTACCTGGAATGGAAAATAACTTGAATCAAAGTTTCGGAGTCGGAATTCAATACAACAAAAGTTTCGATACGTTTAGAGGTTTCTTAGGTTTAGATGAAATTAAAAAGAAAACTAAAGCTAAAAAAGAAGAGCAACCACAAGAAAGATTTGATTCGATTGTACTTCCGAAACAGTTTAAAAGTGAGGAAAGAAGAATAGATTCTACCCGTCAAACTACAAAAGATACGGTCAAAGTTACGTATCAAAAAACTACTCAACCTAAGGTGGAACAAAAGCGTCGCGGCTTAGTCAAAATTAAATAAAAAAAAATGAGTTTATTGTGGTTAGACAATAAACTCGCGCAAACAAACAAAAGTGATTAGTTCTTTCTTTTTTGAACTATTATTACAACAAAAGTAAAATATTAAATAAATCATTAAAAAATATTTTGAAGTTTGTTTGTTTTATTTATAATTTTGCTAAAAATTAATTCGATTTTTTATTAAAATAATAATAATAATCAAAAATTAGGAAAATGAATTACATAATTGATGATGTTGATAAGAAAATTTTGATGTATTTGATTGACAATACAAGAATGCCATTTACAGAAATTGCAAAGAAAATGAATGTTTCTGCTGGTACTATTCACGTACGTGTCAAGAAATTAGAGGAGGCTGGAATCATCAAAGGAACTACACTAATTACAGATTATGATAAAATGGGTTATCAGTTTGTTGCGTATGTAGGATTGTTACTTACAAAAACAAACAAAACTCAGAAAGTGATAGATGAATTATATAAAATTCCTAACGTAACAGTGGTTCACGTTGTGTCTGGGAAATATAATATTTTCTGTAAAATTCGTGCAAGAGATACTTCTGATGCGAAAGATGTTATCTACAAAATTGATCAAATTGATGATGTATTGAGAACAGAATCTATGATTTCGTTAGAAGAATCTTTCAACGATAAAAATAGATTGATGCATTCAATTTTTCATTAAAAATAATTTCAATTTATTAATCATCCCACAAAATGACAGACGAAGAAAAAGAAAAATATTTTCAGGTCGCTCTATGTTCAAGTCTCGTACTTTTCGGGTTTGATGGAGAAGATCTCAAAATATTGGTGTACAAAAAACTAAACGATCCTTTCAAAGGAGCATTGGTTTTGCCAGGAAAATATATTGCGCCAACGGTAAGTAACGATCAAGCAATTCACGAATTATTGATTGAGAAAATTGCTTACGATGAGCATCAAACATATATTGAACAATTGAAAGCCTTTACAAAAGTTTTTCGTAATCCATTAGGACGTGTTGTAAATGTTGCTTACTATGCTTTGGTTAAATTGACGCCTCAAATAGAGGAAAAAGTGAAAACACAAGGTGGAGAATGGTTTCCTTACGATCGCGTTCCGGATTTAGCTTTTGATCACAATGAAATTGTAAAATATGCAAAAGAACGTGTAAAACGTCGTGTGAAGCGTCGTCCAGTTGGGTTTAACTTACTTGGAGATGAGTTTACAATTGCACAATTACAAAGTTTGTATGAAAAAGCCTTGAATCGTGAATTGGATAAACGTAACTTTAGAAAGAAAATCTTTAACTCAAATTTAATTATCGAAACAGGTAACACAACAGATCCTAAACAACATCGTAAAGTATCTAAATTGTATCGTTTTGATGAAGAAAAATACGAAAAATTGAGTTTGAAAGGATATGATTTCTTATTTTAAAATAAAGCTATGACAGATCAAAAAGTAGAACAAAATCAAGAACGTGACGACATTTTTGACACAAAAGTTTTAATGTCGGATAATACCAAAACAAAAGATTTGAAACACGAAGGAAACAAAACATCATTCCTTTTCAAGTCAATGATTTTTATAATGGTTTTCTTGATTTTGAGTATTCTTTATCGTGGTTATCAATTATTGGTGACAAATGATTATTTGTTCCGCCAAATGATGAACGAAGATGCACCAGAAATGCCAAAATGGTATCCAATTGCAACGCTTGTTTTAGGAGTTATTGCATTAATTGGTATCTTTTTAGTGAAATCTTACAAAAGAATTGGTGTATATATGGTTGTAACATCATTATTTGTGTCAGCAGCAATGCAGCCCGAATTTATGGCAGATGGAACACTTTTTACCATGTTTACATTGTTTGTGTTTATAGGTTATGGTTTAGCGATTATCTATCCATATTGGCACAAGTTTAAATAAAAACTTAATAAAGTATAGAAAAGAGGTTACAATTAGTTGTAACCTCTTTTTTTGATGCTGAATTATTTGTATTAATATCATTCAATATGAATATTTTAAGCTTATTAATTGTTTAAGTTGATAAAAAAACTGCTTAAATAAAGCGAATATGAGAATTTAACGGCTATATTTGTCTTGTGTGGAAAAAATATAAATTAAAAGTACAAAATGGATTGTATTTCAGTATTTGATATGCTCAAAATTGGCGTTGGTCCTTCAAGTTCGCATACTTTAGGTCCTTGGCGCGCTGCAGAAGCTTTTCTGAAAGAATTGGAAGCTGCATCTATCTTTAATAAAATTACTAAAGTTCGTGTAGATTTGTATGGCTCTTTATCGCTTACAGGTAAAGGACATGCAACTGATTATGCAGTAATGTTAGGGCTAAGCGGTGCTGATCCTGAATATATTCCTGTTGATGATATCTCGAATATTATTAATACGATCAATACAAATAAACAATTAAATTTTGGAAATAAATTTTTAATTGATTTTAATCCCGAAACTGATATCGTTTTCAATCGTGAATTTTTATCTTTTCACGCTAATGGAATGATGTTTACAGCTTTCTATGAGAACGAAGAATTTTCTTCTACGTTTTATTCGATAGGAGGAGGATTTATTACAAAAGAGGATGATAGTGCTACCAATACAGATGTCACTTGTGCCTTTCCATATTTATTTAATACATCAACAGAGTTATTAGAATTTTGTTCGAAAGAAAATAAATCGATTTCTGAAATCATGTTTGAGAATGAAAAAACAATCCGAACTGAAGATGAAATTCACCACGAATTAATGCGTGTTTGGAATACCATGTTAGAGTGTATGTACATTGGTTGTCATACAGAAGGTATTTTACCAGGCGGATTGAACGTGAAACGTCGTGCTTACGATATGCACAAGAATTTGGTTGGAACAACACCTTATTCTAATCCACAAGAATGGATTGCTTCAATCCGAAAAACCAAAGTATATTTTCGTCAAATTTTGAAATGGGTAAGTTGTTTTGCTCTTGCTGTTAATGAAGTAAATGCTTCATTAGGTAGAGTAGTAACAGCACCAACAAACGGAAGTGCAGGAGTTATTCCAGCAGTTTTGATGTATTATTTGGTGATCGAAAATCATAAAGCTGGTCAAAAAGAGATTGAACAATTCTTAACAACAGCAGGAGTTATTGGTTCTATCTTTAAGAAAGGAGCAACTATTTCTGCAGCAATGGGAGGTTGTCAAGCTGAGATCGGTGTATCTTCGGCTATGGCTGCAGCGGCATTATGCGAATTAATGGGAGGAACTCCTGCGCAAGTAACGATGGCTGCCGAAATTGCAATGGAACATCATTTAGGTTTAACATGCGACCCGATTGGAGGTTTGGTTCAAATTCCTTGTATCGAACGTAACACAATGGGAGCGATTAAAGCGATAAATGCGGCAGAATTAGCATTGGATACAGATCCGTTGACTGCGAAAGTTCCGTTAGATAAAGTCGTAAATACGATGTGGGAAACTGCAAAAGATATGAATAATAAATACAAAGAAACTTCTGAAGGAGGTTTGGCAGTTGCTGTAAATATTGCAGACTGTTAGTAATTTATTCATTATCAATAAAATAATATTATGTGTATTAATTGTAAGGATTATGAATGTGTGTTGTGTATTTCAAAAATAATCCTTACATTTGCACAGCCTTTTAGAGTTAAGGTACGGATGTTAAAGAATATTCATTTAGGGATTTTTTAGGCTGCTCAGCCATTTAATTTTATTCTTTCATATCTGTTGGTTAAATAATTTAAAATAAAACCGGTGATATGGAATATAAATGAATTTCATTATCTCGGTATCGTATCTAACATGATTACATTCAAAGAATTAGGACTTCAAGAAGAAATCCTAACTGCAATTGAGAAAATGGGCTTCGTTAACCCATCTCCAATCCAAGAAAAAGCTATTCCTCAAATCCTTTCATCAGATCAAGATGTTATTGCATTGGCGCAAACAGGTACAGGAAAAACTGCAGCATTCGGGCTTCCGGTTTTAAATCAATTAGACAGCAATTCAAAATCAGTACAAGCAATTATTTTGTGTCCTACTCGTGAATTATGTTTACAAATTGCAAAAGAATTAGAATCTTTTTCTGCTGATATGCGTGGAGTACGTGTACAGGCAGTTTACGGTGGTGCTGACATCGTTAAACAAATTAGAGGATTAAAAGATAATCCACAAATCGTTGTAGGAACACCAGGTCGTACAATGGACTTAATTAAACGTGGTGCATTAAAAATTAATGATATCACATGGACAGTTTTAGATGAGGCAGATGAGATGTTGAACATGGGATTCCGTGACGAAATCGATTCTATCTTAGAAACAACTCCAGAAGAAAAACAAACTTTATTATTCTCAGCTACAATGCCTTCAGAGGTTCGTCGTATCGCTTCAGAATATATGCACAATCCAGTTGAGATTGCTGTGAGTAAAGTAAATACTGCATCAAAAAATATCGAGCACCACGTTTACTTAGTACGTTCTTCTGATCGTTACTTAGCTTTAAAACGTTTGGCCGATTATTACCCAAATATTTATGGTATCGTTTTCTGTAGAACTCGTCGCGAAGCGAAAGATGTAGCAGATAAATTGATGCAAGATGGTTACAATGCAGACGCATTACACGGAGATTTATCACAATCGCAACGTGATCACGTGATGGAGAAATTCCGTAACCAAAACATTCAAATCCTTGTTGCAACAGACGTTGCTGCTCGTGGTATCGACGTAAATGAGTTGACTCACGTAATCAACTTCAATTTACCAGATGATCCTGAAGTTTATGTACACCGTTCAGGACGTACAGGACGTGCGGGTAACAAAGGGATTTCTATCATTATCTCAGGAGGACGTGAAGCGCGTAAAATTAGAGATTTAGAAAAATTAATTGCTTCTAAAATCGAGCCTAAAAACGTACCAACTGGAGCAGAAATCTGTGAAAAACGTTTAATTTCTTTAATCGATAAAATCGAAAACATCGAAGTTGATGAAGAATTAATCGAGCCTTACATGGAAACTGTAAACGAAAAATTGGCAAACTTAGATCGTGACGATTTATTAAAACGTTTCATGACAGTTGAGTTCAATTCTTTCTTAGAATATTACAAAAACACGAAAGATATTTCTTCAGAAGGAGATCGTGGTGATAGAGGAGATCGTTCTTCTAACCGCCGTGGAGGTCGTGATTTCTCTCGTTTCTTTATCAATATTGGTCAAAAACACAACTTACGTGTTCCAAACTTAATTGGTTTAATCAACGAGCAAACTCGTAACCGTAACATCGAAATAGGAAAAATTGAAATTTTACGTAATTTCTCTTTCTTCGAAGTTGATACACAGTTCGAATCATTAGTGTTAGAATCTTTCAAAGATGCACAACGCGATGGTGTAGATTTAGATGTTCAAATCTCTAAACCAGAACCAAGACGTGGTGATGGTGAGCGTCGTGGAGGAGATCGTCGTCGTAATGACAGAGGAGGAGATTCTCGTGGACGTGGTTTCAATAGCCGTCGTGATAATGACCGCGAAAGAAGTGGAGGTTATCGTGGTGGAGATCGTGATCGCGGAGGAGACAGAGGTGGATTCCGTGGCGGAGATCG of Empedobacter falsenii contains these proteins:
- a CDS encoding glycoside hydrolase family 10 protein produces the protein MKINFKYILMCFGIATIGLSSCASNKNSKKIVYKKVESKQPIKPVESTKSTIATTPKTEIPNKKDEVFTVKLPEVNREFRAAWVASVANINWPSKKDLTTTQQKDEAIKLLDMLEANNFNAVIFQVRPAADALYKSNFEPWSYFLTGEEGKAPSPYYDPLEFWVEEAHKRGIELHVWLNPYRAHHSSGGPVTNESMVKRSPSNVVRLKNGMYWFDPADKKTQDHVSEVVRDIVSRYDIDGVHFDDYFYPYASYNGGADFPDNSTWNVYKNNGGMLSRADWRRQNVNTIIERIYKEIKAEKPFVKFGISPFGIWKPGYPAGITGSSQYDELYADAKLWLNKGWVDYFSPQLYWPINSTGQSFPKLLEWWKSENTHNRHLWPGLNTVEVKVSDRTTEITNQVKMAGEILQNNVGVIHWSIAGLTKNPSMLSYLKEGPYKAKALVPTMNWIKADRLVKPSLTVNMKASEVVMNWNDYKMNSNVSKWILYTRYNNDWETSILDKTKTNQTILKHKDGKSLTAVALKAVDRLGNESDYVAQKIN
- a CDS encoding RsmE family RNA methyltransferase gives rise to the protein MKLFFGEIHHETAILNEEESHHFAKVLRGNEGDLVHVTDGKGNLAQVEITSISKKAVEGKIVDLKVNFEQKNYYLHVAIAPTKTMERLEFFLEKATEIGIDEITFLQTFHSERKNIKIERIEKIVQSATKQSLKAYLPKVNDLTKFNEFIKQDFEGFTKCIAHCEADIERTPLRTVLENNPQKILIMIGPEGDFSRDEIFAAEDHNFTGISLGHQRFRTETAALQAVFAVDWGLK
- the tsaD gene encoding tRNA (adenosine(37)-N6)-threonylcarbamoyltransferase complex transferase subunit TsaD, yielding MSDKNYILAIESSCDDTGAAIIDRNKIISNVVASQKIHEIYGGVVPELASRAHQQNIVPVVDQALKQANINKEELKAIAYTRGPGLMGSLLVGGSFAKSFSQSLDIPLIEVNHMQAHILANFIEDANDEKPTFPFLCLTVSGGHTQIVKINSYFEMEILGETIDDAAGEAFDKAGKILNLPYPAGPIIDKKSKIGDPTKFKFAKPKIDGLNFSFSGFKTSILYFIQKEVKTNPNFIEENIDDLCASIQHSIVNILMEKVKKASDETGIKQIAIAGGVSANSEIRQRLKDGETEFGWKTFIPKFAYTTDNAAMIAMVGSLKFDQELFTKNTAKSVAKYHI